One region of Intestinimonas massiliensis (ex Afouda et al. 2020) genomic DNA includes:
- a CDS encoding VirD4-like conjugal transfer protein, CD1115 family has translation MSKPDVKKLILLNLPYVFAFYFADKIAAVFRLAPGTEFIDKLTNGFAVFGTAFANPLPSFHPVDLLIGVIAGALLKLAVYVKGKNRKKFRQGEEYGSARWGKPEDIKPYTDPEFSNNVILTQTEFLTMNSRPKQPKYARNKNILVIGGSGSGKTRFFVKPNLMQMHSSYVVTDPKGTVLVECGKMLEKGGYVIKSLNTINFRKSMHYNPFSYIRSEKDILKLVNTIIVNTKGDGDKSGEDFWVKAEKLYYTALIGYIWYEAPDHEKNFTTLLEMINASEAREDDETFKNPVDVMFDELEARDPDHFAVKQYRKYKLAAGKTAKSILISCGARLAPFDIAELRELMSYDEMELDTIGDRKTALFVIISDTDDTFNFVVAIMYSQLFNLLCDKADDVYNGRLPVHVRCLLDEFANIGQIPKFDKLIATIRSREISASIILQSQSQLKTIYKDAADTITGNCDCTLFLGGKEKSTLKEISEVLGKETIDLYNTSETRSNNNSYGLNYQKTGKELMSQDEIAVMDGAKCILQLRGVRPFLSNKYDITKHPKYRQLSDYDKRNAFDIEKYRQHKLVVKPDDTFDLYDMGEVDAD, from the coding sequence GTGAGCAAACCCGATGTGAAGAAGCTCATTCTTCTGAACCTTCCGTATGTCTTCGCCTTCTACTTTGCGGATAAGATCGCCGCCGTGTTTCGTCTCGCTCCCGGCACGGAGTTCATCGACAAGCTGACAAACGGCTTTGCCGTGTTCGGCACTGCCTTCGCAAATCCGCTGCCCAGCTTTCATCCCGTTGATCTGCTCATCGGTGTGATTGCCGGTGCGCTGCTCAAGCTGGCGGTCTATGTCAAGGGTAAGAACCGCAAGAAGTTCCGGCAGGGCGAAGAGTACGGCTCTGCCCGATGGGGCAAGCCGGAGGACATCAAGCCGTACACGGATCCGGAGTTCTCGAACAACGTCATCTTGACGCAAACGGAGTTCCTGACCATGAACAGCCGCCCGAAGCAGCCGAAATACGCCCGCAACAAAAATATCCTTGTCATCGGCGGTTCTGGCTCAGGCAAGACGCGCTTTTTCGTGAAGCCAAATCTGATGCAGATGCACAGCAGCTACGTTGTCACCGACCCAAAGGGTACGGTGCTGGTGGAGTGCGGCAAAATGCTTGAAAAGGGCGGCTATGTCATCAAGTCGCTGAACACCATCAATTTCCGGAAATCCATGCACTACAACCCGTTCAGCTACATCCGCAGCGAGAAGGACATCCTCAAGCTGGTCAATACGATCATCGTCAACACGAAGGGAGATGGCGATAAGTCCGGCGAAGATTTTTGGGTGAAGGCGGAGAAGCTGTACTATACAGCCCTCATCGGTTACATCTGGTACGAGGCACCCGACCACGAGAAAAACTTTACTACCCTGCTCGAAATGATCAATGCCTCGGAAGCCAGAGAGGACGATGAGACCTTCAAGAACCCAGTGGATGTCATGTTCGACGAGCTGGAAGCCCGCGACCCTGACCACTTTGCGGTCAAGCAATACCGCAAATACAAGTTGGCGGCGGGCAAAACCGCGAAGTCGATTTTGATTTCCTGCGGTGCAAGGCTTGCGCCCTTCGACATCGCAGAGCTGCGGGAGCTGATGAGCTACGATGAGATGGAGCTGGACACCATTGGAGACCGGAAGACGGCACTGTTCGTCATCATTTCCGATACCGATGACACCTTCAATTTCGTCGTGGCGATCATGTATTCCCAGCTCTTCAACCTTCTCTGCGACAAAGCAGATGACGTTTACAACGGACGGCTTCCCGTCCATGTGCGCTGTCTGCTGGACGAGTTTGCGAACATCGGTCAAATTCCGAAGTTTGATAAGCTCATCGCCACCATCCGAAGCCGGGAAATCTCGGCGTCAATCATCTTGCAGTCCCAGTCTCAGCTCAAGACCATCTACAAGGATGCGGCAGACACCATCACGGGCAACTGCGACTGCACTCTTTTCCTCGGCGGCAAGGAGAAATCTACCCTAAAGGAAATCAGCGAGGTGCTGGGCAAGGAGACTATCGACCTTTACAACACCTCAGAAACCCGTTCCAACAACAACTCTTATGGCTTGAATTATCAGAAAACCGGCAAGGAACTGATGTCTCAGGATGAGATCGCCGTCATGGACGGAGCCAAGTGTATTTTGCAGCTTCGAGGCGTGAGACCTTTTCTCAGTAACAAATACGACATTACGAAGCATCCAAAGTACCGGCAGCTCTCCGACTATGACAAGCGGAACGCCTTTGACATCGAGAAATACCGGCAGCACAAGCTGGTGGTCAAGCCCGATGACACATTCGACCTCTATGATATGGGCGAGGTCGATGCAGATTAA
- a CDS encoding Maff2 family mobile element protein produces the protein MAFINQAVTVLQTLVIALGAGLAVWGVVNLMEGYGNDNPGAKSQGIKQLMAGGGVVLIGTTLIPLLSGLFG, from the coding sequence ATGGCTTTTATCAATCAGGCTGTCACGGTTCTTCAGACGCTTGTTATCGCCCTCGGCGCAGGTCTCGCAGTGTGGGGTGTTGTCAATCTCATGGAAGGCTACGGCAACGACAACCCCGGTGCCAAGTCTCAGGGCATCAAGCAGCTCATGGCTGGCGGTGGTGTGGTGCTGATCGGCACGACCCTCATCCCTCTGCTCTCCGGTCTGTTCGGTTAA
- a CDS encoding Maff2 family mobile element protein produces the protein MAFINQAVTVLQTLVIALGAGLAVWGVVNLMEGYGNDNPGAKSQGIKQLMAGGGVVLIGTTLIPLLSGLFG, from the coding sequence ATGGCATTTATCAATCAGGCAGTTACGGTTCTCCAGACGCTTGTTATCGCCCTCGGCGCAGGTCTTGCGGTGTGGGGCGTTGTCAACCTCATGGAAGGCTACGGCAACGACAACCCCGGCGCTAAGTCTCAGGGCATCAAGCAGCTCATGGCTGGCGGCGGTGTGGTGCTGATCGGCACGACCCTCATCCCTCTGCTCTCCGGTTTGTTCGGCTAA
- a CDS encoding VirB6/TrbL-like conjugal transfer protein, CD1112 family: protein MGSILEKIEQALKDMLIGWIESNLTNMFTDVNEKVGTIAAEVGQTPSGWNGGVYQMIRGLSENVIVPIAGIIITFVLCYELISMITEKNNLHDMDTWMFFKWFFKAAVAIYLVTHTFDIVMAVFDIGQNVVSGAAGVIHGNTSIDIEATIAQMRTGMENMGVGELLGLSIETLLISLCLKIMAILITVILYGRMIEIYCTVSVAPIPIATMSNREWGSIGTNYLKGLFALAFQGFLIMVCVGIYAVLINGMIIADNIHSALFSVAAYTVILCFSLFKTGSLAKSIFHAH from the coding sequence TTGGGCAGCATTTTAGAAAAGATCGAACAGGCTCTCAAGGATATGCTGATCGGATGGATCGAGAGCAACCTGACCAATATGTTCACCGATGTCAATGAGAAGGTAGGAACGATTGCCGCCGAGGTCGGACAAACCCCGTCCGGCTGGAACGGCGGCGTGTACCAGATGATCCGGGGACTATCCGAAAACGTGATAGTCCCCATCGCTGGTATCATCATCACCTTCGTTTTGTGCTATGAACTGATCTCCATGATCACCGAGAAAAACAACCTTCACGACATGGACACATGGATGTTCTTCAAGTGGTTTTTCAAGGCGGCTGTGGCGATCTATCTTGTGACGCACACGTTTGACATCGTGATGGCAGTATTCGACATCGGGCAGAACGTAGTTTCCGGTGCAGCAGGAGTCATCCACGGCAACACGAGCATTGACATTGAAGCGACGATTGCGCAGATGCGTACCGGTATGGAGAACATGGGTGTCGGAGAACTGCTCGGACTGTCGATAGAAACGCTCCTGATCAGCCTGTGCCTCAAAATCATGGCGATCCTCATTACGGTCATTCTCTACGGGCGCATGATTGAGATTTACTGCACCGTGAGCGTTGCGCCTATTCCCATTGCAACCATGAGCAACCGCGAATGGGGCAGCATCGGCACGAACTATCTGAAAGGTCTGTTTGCTCTGGCATTTCAGGGCTTTCTCATCATGGTCTGCGTCGGCATCTATGCGGTGCTGATCAACGGCATGATCATCGCAGACAACATTCATTCGGCTCTGTTCTCTGTGGCAGCGTACACGGTCATTCTGTGCTTCTCGCTGTTCAAGACCGGAAGCCTCGCAAAATCCATTTTCCATGCGCACTAA
- a CDS encoding MT-A70 family methyltransferase — translation MRTKEVGSMKKYSIIYADPPWAYRTYSKKGQGRSAESHYPTMCIEDIKALPVGELAAKDCALFLWITFPCLCEALEVLTAWGFSYKTVAFVWVKQNRKNDDLFTGMGYWTRANAEICILATKGHPKRVDAGVRQVILSHIEEHSKKPDEARERIVRLMGDLPRVELFARQSPEGWDVWGNEVECTAHLPMEETPCCG, via the coding sequence ATGCGCACTAAGGAGGTCGGCAGCATGAAGAAGTACAGCATCATCTACGCCGATCCCCCTTGGGCGTATCGGACTTACTCCAAGAAGGGACAGGGGCGGTCGGCAGAAAGCCATTATCCGACGATGTGCATTGAAGACATCAAGGCACTTCCGGTTGGCGAACTGGCTGCGAAGGACTGCGCTCTGTTCCTCTGGATCACGTTCCCATGCCTCTGTGAAGCACTCGAAGTGCTGACGGCATGGGGCTTTTCTTATAAGACCGTGGCTTTTGTATGGGTGAAGCAAAACCGCAAGAACGATGACCTCTTCACCGGCATGGGGTATTGGACAAGGGCAAACGCGGAAATCTGCATCCTTGCCACGAAGGGACATCCGAAGCGAGTTGACGCCGGTGTGCGTCAGGTCATCCTCAGCCACATCGAAGAGCATTCCAAAAAGCCGGATGAGGCGCGGGAACGCATTGTTCGGCTCATGGGAGACCTTCCCCGCGTAGAGCTTTTTGCCCGTCAGTCTCCCGAAGGCTGGGACGTTTGGGGCAACGAGGTCGAATGCACGGCACATCTTCCAATGGAGGAAACACCATGCTGCGGCTAA
- a CDS encoding XF1762 family protein, whose product MLRLKPISLRDANEYVRKYHRHHKPVAGHKFSIGCEADGELVGVIIAGRPVSRYLDDGFTLEVTRLCTNGAKNACSLLYGAAARAAAAMGYKRIITYTLESENGASLRASGWICQGKAGGLRWTGKRQPKEDQYPAQMKLRYEKQLRKEETVNGICSGPEGS is encoded by the coding sequence ATGCTGCGGCTAAAACCTATCTCTCTTCGAGACGCCAACGAGTATGTCCGGAAGTATCACCGGCATCATAAGCCGGTTGCCGGTCACAAGTTTTCCATCGGCTGTGAAGCAGACGGTGAGCTGGTCGGTGTAATCATCGCCGGGCGTCCCGTCAGCCGGTATCTGGATGACGGCTTCACATTGGAGGTTACAAGGCTATGCACCAACGGGGCGAAGAACGCTTGCAGCCTTCTCTACGGCGCGGCGGCAAGAGCTGCTGCGGCTATGGGCTATAAGCGCATCATCACCTACACGCTGGAAAGCGAAAACGGGGCAAGCCTTCGGGCTTCCGGCTGGATCTGTCAAGGCAAAGCGGGTGGGCTTCGCTGGACAGGCAAGCGTCAGCCGAAGGAGGATCAATATCCCGCACAAATGAAGCTGCGCTATGAAAAGCAGCTTAGAAAGGAGGAAACAGTCAATGGCATTTGTTCCGGTCCCGAAGGATCTTAA
- a CDS encoding PrgI family protein produces MAFVPVPKDLNRVKTKVMFNLTKRQLICFSIAAAVGVPIFFLAKAHLDLSTAAMLMVVIMLPFIFFALYEKDGQPAEKYLYHIVQSMFIRDKVRPYRTNNLYAEIQQKIKEQEELQLEQQHSKGKA; encoded by the coding sequence ATGGCATTTGTTCCGGTCCCGAAGGATCTTAACCGCGTCAAAACGAAGGTCATGTTCAACCTGACCAAGCGGCAGCTCATTTGTTTTTCCATCGCTGCGGCGGTCGGCGTCCCGATCTTCTTTCTGGCGAAGGCGCATCTCGACTTGTCTACGGCGGCAATGCTGATGGTGGTGATCATGCTCCCGTTCATCTTCTTCGCGCTTTACGAGAAGGACGGTCAGCCCGCCGAAAAGTATCTGTACCACATCGTACAGTCCATGTTCATCCGGGACAAGGTGCGTCCCTATCGCACTAACAATCTCTACGCTGAAATTCAGCAGAAAATCAAAGAACAGGAGGAATTGCAGCTTGAACAACAGCACAGCAAAGGCAAAGCCTAA
- a CDS encoding VirB4-like conjugal transfer ATPase, CD1110 family has product MTVKNGVVYGDALSAQEKKRIVMQKKKDRKAKKVRKSAQQTIPYVEMCRDGICKVNSRLYTKSIAFEDINYQLAQNEDKTAIFENWCDFLNYFDSSIFVQLSFINQKASLNEFRKRINIPAQEDAFNDIRSEYSGMLQNQLTKGNNGLIKKKYITFGIEADSLRTAKPKLERIETDILNNFKTLGVRTEPLSGYERLKVLHDVFNMDSNEPFRFSFDMVARTGLSSKDFIAPTSFDFREGKCFKMGKTIGAVSFLQILAPELNDRMLADFLEMDSNITVNFHIRTIDQAKAIKSIKSKITDLDKMKIEEQKKAVRSGYDMDIIPSDLATFGGEAKRLLQDLQTRNERLFLVTILIMNTATNRQKLENAVFQTAAIAQKYNCALKRLDFQQEEGLMSSLPIGVNQVEIERGLTTSSTAVFVPFTTQELFQGGEALYYGLNALSNNMIMVDRKQLKNPNGLILGTPGSGKSFSAKREMTNAFLITEDDIIVCDPEAEYFPLVQKLGGQVIRISPVSTDYINPLDINTNYSEEENPLTLKSDFILSMCELIIGGKDGLQPVEKTIIDRSVRMVYQEFLADPKPEKMPILEDLYNILRNQKEPEAQRIATALEIYVHGSLNVFNHRTNVDVNNRFVCYDIRELGKQLKKLGMLIVQDQVWNRVTINRAQHKATRYYMDEFHLLLKEEQTAAYSVEIWKRFRKWGGIPTGITQNVKDLLASREVENIFENSDFVYLLNQASGDRQILSKALNISPSQQNYITNSNAGEGLIFYGSTIVPFKDDFPKDTQLYRIMTTKPEETVQN; this is encoded by the coding sequence ATGACCGTCAAGAACGGCGTCGTTTACGGCGATGCCCTTTCCGCTCAGGAAAAGAAGCGGATCGTCATGCAGAAGAAAAAGGACAGGAAGGCAAAGAAAGTCCGCAAGTCCGCCCAGCAGACCATTCCCTATGTGGAGATGTGCCGCGACGGTATCTGCAAGGTGAACAGCCGCCTCTACACGAAGTCAATCGCCTTTGAGGACATCAACTACCAGCTTGCGCAGAACGAGGACAAAACTGCCATCTTTGAGAACTGGTGCGACTTTCTGAACTACTTTGACAGCTCGATTTTCGTCCAGCTCTCCTTCATCAATCAGAAGGCAAGCCTCAATGAGTTCCGCAAGCGCATCAACATTCCGGCACAGGAGGACGCCTTCAACGACATCCGCTCCGAGTATTCCGGTATGCTGCAAAACCAGCTCACCAAGGGCAACAACGGGCTGATCAAGAAGAAGTACATCACCTTCGGCATTGAGGCGGACTCCCTCCGCACGGCAAAGCCGAAGCTCGAACGCATTGAAACCGACATCCTCAACAACTTCAAAACTCTCGGCGTGAGAACCGAGCCGCTGTCCGGCTACGAACGGCTGAAAGTGCTTCATGATGTGTTCAATATGGACAGCAATGAGCCGTTCCGCTTTTCCTTCGATATGGTTGCCCGGACAGGACTTTCCAGCAAGGACTTCATCGCTCCCACTTCCTTTGACTTCCGTGAAGGCAAGTGCTTCAAGATGGGCAAAACCATCGGCGCGGTGAGCTTCCTGCAAATCCTCGCGCCGGAACTCAATGACCGTATGCTTGCCGACTTCCTTGAGATGGACAGCAACATCACGGTCAATTTTCATATCCGGACGATTGACCAGGCGAAGGCGATCAAGAGCATCAAGTCGAAGATCACCGACCTCGACAAGATGAAGATTGAAGAGCAGAAAAAGGCAGTCCGCTCCGGCTACGATATGGACATCATTCCGTCCGATCTCGCTACCTTCGGCGGTGAGGCAAAGCGTCTGTTGCAGGATCTCCAGACCCGCAATGAGAGACTGTTTCTTGTGACTATCCTCATCATGAATACGGCAACCAATCGCCAGAAGCTCGAAAACGCGGTATTCCAGACCGCCGCCATTGCCCAAAAGTATAACTGTGCGCTCAAGCGTCTTGACTTCCAGCAGGAAGAGGGGCTGATGTCCTCTCTGCCTATCGGCGTCAATCAGGTGGAAATTGAACGAGGACTGACCACTTCCAGCACAGCGGTTTTCGTGCCGTTCACCACGCAGGAGCTTTTTCAGGGCGGTGAAGCTCTCTACTACGGGCTGAACGCGCTGTCCAACAACATGATCATGGTTGACCGCAAGCAGCTCAAAAACCCCAACGGACTGATCTTGGGTACGCCCGGTTCCGGTAAGTCCTTCTCCGCAAAGCGTGAAATGACGAACGCCTTCCTCATCACGGAGGATGACATCATCGTCTGCGACCCCGAAGCAGAGTATTTTCCCCTCGTGCAGAAGCTCGGCGGTCAGGTTATCCGTATCTCGCCGGTCAGCACGGATTACATCAATCCGTTGGACATCAACACGAACTACTCCGAAGAGGAAAACCCGCTGACGCTGAAATCCGACTTCATTCTCTCCATGTGTGAGCTGATTATCGGCGGCAAGGACGGCTTGCAGCCGGTTGAGAAGACCATCATTGACCGCAGTGTCCGCATGGTCTATCAGGAGTTCCTTGCAGACCCCAAGCCGGAGAAAATGCCGATCCTCGAAGATCTCTACAACATTCTGAGAAATCAGAAGGAACCGGAGGCACAGCGCATCGCAACTGCCCTTGAAATCTATGTTCACGGCTCTCTGAATGTCTTCAATCACAGAACGAATGTAGATGTCAACAACCGCTTCGTCTGCTATGACATCCGCGAACTCGGCAAGCAGCTCAAGAAGCTCGGTATGCTGATTGTGCAGGATCAGGTGTGGAACAGAGTTACCATCAACCGCGCCCAGCACAAGGCAACGCGCTACTACATGGACGAGTTCCACCTTTTGCTGAAAGAGGAACAGACCGCCGCGTACAGCGTGGAAATCTGGAAGCGTTTCAGAAAATGGGGCGGCATTCCGACCGGAATCACGCAGAACGTCAAGGATCTGCTTGCGTCCCGCGAGGTAGAGAACATCTTTGAAAACTCGGATTTTGTCTACCTTCTGAATCAGGCATCCGGCGACCGGCAGATTCTCTCGAAGGCGCTGAACATCTCGCCCAGCCAGCAGAACTACATCACCAACTCCAACGCCGGTGAGGGGCTGATCTTCTACGGCTCGACCATCGTTCCCTTCAAGGACGATTTCCCGAAGGACACCCAGCTCTACCGCATCATGACCACCAAACCCGAAGAAACCGTACAGAACTAA
- a CDS encoding DNA-methyltransferase, whose translation MEAQIGRETTPKEYISRLTEVFTEVRRVLRPDGTLWLNISDTYAGKGNQGDFIDPKNPYGRNGQAVALNNKVEGCKPKDMIGIPWMLAFALRDTGWYLRNDIIWMKDNPMPESVKDRCARCYEHIFLFSKSKKYFFDYKAISEPIAPATAERLKRGMKGGNKYGKPVPGQPQPQSINRPREHGEIKDCDINPLRNKRDVWKINTVPFKGGHYAAYPPKLVETCLLAGCPEGGIVLDPFMGSGTTGMVASQMGRHFVGIELNPEYTELAYKRIGGEI comes from the coding sequence ATGGAGGCTCAGATCGGCAGAGAGACAACGCCGAAGGAATATATCTCGCGCCTGACGGAAGTGTTTACCGAAGTCAGGCGCGTTTTGCGTCCGGATGGAACGCTCTGGCTGAATATCTCAGACACCTACGCCGGTAAAGGCAATCAGGGCGATTTCATTGACCCGAAGAACCCCTACGGCAGAAACGGTCAGGCTGTGGCTCTCAACAACAAGGTTGAGGGCTGCAAGCCGAAAGACATGATCGGCATTCCGTGGATGCTTGCTTTTGCCCTCCGCGATACCGGCTGGTATCTGCGCAACGACATCATCTGGATGAAGGACAACCCCATGCCGGAGAGCGTCAAAGACCGCTGCGCCCGCTGCTATGAGCATATTTTCCTGTTCTCAAAGTCCAAGAAGTATTTCTTCGACTACAAGGCGATTTCCGAACCGATTGCCCCTGCAACGGCGGAACGCCTCAAGCGCGGCATGAAAGGCGGCAACAAATACGGCAAGCCCGTTCCCGGTCAGCCTCAGCCGCAGTCCATCAACCGCCCTCGTGAGCATGGCGAGATCAAGGATTGTGACATCAATCCGCTTCGCAACAAACGCGATGTCTGGAAGATCAACACCGTTCCCTTCAAGGGCGGTCACTACGCCGCCTACCCTCCGAAGCTGGTTGAGACCTGTCTTCTCGCCGGTTGTCCAGAAGGCGGCATTGTGCTTGACCCCTTTATGGGAAGCGGCACAACCGGCATGGTTGCCTCACAGATGGGGCGTCATTTCGTGGGCATAGAGCTGAACCCTGAATACACCGAGCTTGCCTACAAGCGGATTGGAGGTGAAATCTGA